The nucleotide window TCCCGTAATACCACCGAGCCTGCGCCTATTTTAACGTTGTCGCCAATGGTGATATTGCCTAAAACCTTGGCGCCGGCGCTGATTACCACGTTGTTGCCGATGGTGGGATGCCTTTTGCCCTTTTCTTTGCCCGTACCTCCCAAGGTAACTCCCTGGTACAAGGTAACGTTGTTACCGATTTCTGCAGTCTCGCCGATAACCACTCCCATACCGTGGTCAATAAAGATGCCTTCTCCAAGTTTGGCTCCCGGATGGATTTCTATACCGGTCAGGAAGCGGTTTATCTGGGATATAAACCTGGCCAGCAGCTTCATGCCGTGATTGTAAAAGAAATGGGCTATGCGGTGCAGCAGCACGGCATGAAACCCCGGATAGCAGAGGATTACTTCCAAAATGCTCCGGGCGGCCGGGTCGCGCTGAAAAATGACTTCAATGTCTTTTTTGAGCTGCCGCCACACGGCTTAATTCCTCCCCCTCGGCTAAATTAAAAGGCCTCTCATCCCCTCAGGGACGAAAGGCCGCGGTTCCACCCTGTTTGGAGACAATGTCTCCCCCTCGGCGGGCAACAATTTGCCCCGGCCTTTAACGGGGCCGACCGGCAGAACCTACTGTCCTTTCGGTCCTGCAGCTCCCAGGAGCACTTCAGCGACCGGTATCCAGGGCCGCTTTCAGCCTTTGGCG belongs to Moorella humiferrea and includes:
- the cysE gene encoding serine O-acetyltransferase yields the protein MWRQLKKDIEVIFQRDPAARSILEVILCYPGFHAVLLHRIAHFFYNHGMKLLARFISQINRFLTGIEIHPGAKLGEGIFIDHGMGVVIGETAEIGNNVTLYQGVTLGGTGKEKGKRHPTIGNNVVISAGAKVLGNITIGDNVKIGAGSVVLRDVPANCTVVGVPGKVVVRNGRKIADAEVSEIDLRHDELPDPVAEMLLCLQRQIQRLERRIEELEAGNDAPLQYPDGKKGRIHSV